In Equus przewalskii isolate Varuska chromosome 14, EquPr2, whole genome shotgun sequence, the sequence agctgggttgtatggtattttgatttttaactctttgagaaatctccatactattttccatagtggctgcaccagtttgcattccaccagcagtgtatgagggttcccttttctccatgtcctctcaaacgtttgttatttttttgtcttggtgatttaTAGTCATTCTCATggatataaggtgatatcttagtgtggttttatttgcatttccctgatggttagtgatgttgagcatctttttgtgtgcctattggccatctgtatatcttctttggagaaatgtctgttcatattctttgcccattttttgatcaggttgtttggttttttgttgttgagttgtgtgagttctttatatattttggaggttaacctctttcggatatatgatttgcggatattttctcccagttggtgggttgtcttttcattttattcctggtttcctttgccttgcagaagctctttagtctgatgaagtcccacttggttattttttcttttgtttccctgtccaagtagacatggtattctaaaagaaccttctaagaccaatgtcaaagagtgtactgcctgtatttttttctagaagttttatggtttcaggtcttaccttcaagtctgatccattttgagtttatttttgtgaatggcataagagaatggtctactctcattcttttacatgtgactgtccagttttcccagtacccatttgttgaagagactttcctttctccattgtatgttctcagctcctttgtcgaagattagctgtttgtagatgtgtggttttatttctgggctttcaattctgttctattgatatgtgtgcctgtttttgtatgagtctaagaatttatttcttccctattgtccaatttgttggcatatagtttttcatagtattctcttgtaatcctttgtatttctgcggtatccattgtaatttctagaggagagaatttttaaaagactgctaAGCAGACAAAAATTTAATGTCAGAAAATCCACATTCTAAAACTTATTCTAAAACTTTACTTTACCAAAGAACCTCTTCAGATTTCAAAGCCTATTTACTTATGTTTTAGAAACAGTTTTAAGAAGGTTGGCTGGCATTTTCTGCTGCTCAGCTAGTTAGAAGCAGCAAGGATATATGCACGTTTATAGCAATAAAAAGTAACATGTAACATGGAAGGgacagaaaaattattaaaagccAACACCAAGACTTGAGAACATAGGAGTATAGCCAGACTTAACCTCTGTAGCTTAAAGAAATGATTATATTATATGGTGATGGGgagaacacacagacacacacacacacacatatatatatataatatagctaTATATTCATCCATTCATAATTAGGACACTTAGTCATTagtaaaagattaaattatatatactAGTATACTATGACTTGTTGAAGAAGACATCTTTCTATGTAAATAGTTCATTTTTGAGTGTTCACTTCCTTAGCTAAAGATTTACTTGTGGAATGGACCCTTCATTCTCCATGGCCTGATAACTGAGGTGTATAAAACTTTCCATAATTTTAAGTTAATGggaatataaaacttaaaattggCTTTTGTGTTCCTCCTTCAACAGACAGCTGGAAATGATCCATATTGTTTTGTGGAGTTTTATGAGCATCGTCATGCAGCTGCAGCACTAGCTGCTATGAATGGGCGGAAGATAATGGGTAAGGTAAGCTGTCATAATTAAAGGTGACTTGCACTGGAAAATTTTAAGTTGCATATAGCTTGTTTCCTTTTTAGAAGCATTTTATTCACTTTACAGCAAAAGATCACATGTAATGTTAAAAAGATGAGATAAAGCTTTTAGAGGGTGTGTTTATATTAGTATCCTTCATGGTGACTTGCACCtgataaatactaaaatatttgttgaattactcAAGCCCGGATGAAACATCTAGGACGACTGGATACTAATggggaagaataaaaggaaaaaaatttattggTACTTTAGATAAGAAAGGTTAGTTGAATGTTAACAGAGAAGTATGTTAAATTAGCGTTTGTCAGCATTATTTGGGTCAGTGTAGGTTAAAAGATAAGTATTGAAACTTTGACCAGAACTGGTATCCCCTTGAGTGTTTCATCTCAaacacacaggggccagccctgtggccgagtggttaagttcatgtgctctgcttcggtggcccagggtttcgctggttcagatcctaggcgtggacgtgacaccgctcatcaagccacactgaggcggtgtcccacatgccacaactagaaggacccacaactaaaaatatgcaactatgtaccggggggctttggggagaagaaggaaaaatttaaaaaaaaaaaaagtctttgaacAAACACCTTCCTATGTATTCATAGATGCAAATGTTGTAATATCTTATTTTGAGCTCTTTATTTTATGGagtataaatgtagaaaaatttttttaggaaGTCAAAGTGAATTGGGCAACAACCCCCAGCAGTCAAAAGAAAGATACAAGCAGTAAGTATATTTTATACTCTTTGAACGTTTGTTTTTATTGTACACAGTAGTTTTATTGTAAAGCATATAAACATCATACATGTTTGCAGTAATGTTTTGATCGTTATCCTAAGATATGATTGAATGTGTTTgtgttaataaatttaagaacaaatcTAATCTTTGTCATCAGGTAGTACCGTTGTCAGCACACAGCGTTCACAAGGTAATTGTATCttcttaaacataaaatgaaatctcTTGAAAGGGTATTCACTAACcacctgaatttttttttgtttgatattggggggagtggggagggaggaggtcgTATTTCTATTGTATCTCTGGcaatattttcccccttttctcagTGTTGACCAAGTGTGGCTCGTCCACTACTTTGGTGCTATCTCAAGTTCTCTGACCCCCTTGGTAGCAGTTGATGCCTTAGAAATACTTTCACCAACTAAAGGGCAAGATACCCTGCTTCCTTGAGGTCACAATCTGTGCTTCATACCCAGATCTTCTGATTGCTTGAGTTGCTCCTGAAACTGTTTCCCAAATGGCAACCCAGTGTGTTGCTTGAGGCCTGCCAAGTGGGGGtaacttttctttccaaatatacTTTGTCAAAATTGATATATATGTCCATTTTATAAAGTGTTGATccaagtattttgtatttttaaagtgtttcttttttgagcattgtctttttttaaaaacttcacataTGGGATCATTATTTCTCTCCAATGCTTTTTTAGTGGCTCTGATATAAAGTGAAGGGATTACTGTTTTCATTCTGTTGCCTTCAGTCTTAGTTCACTTGCACATGGATTCACATAAACTGAATGGTGTAATGTCTGGGCAACCAAAACTGTTGGCTTTTGAGAAAACTGTCAAATACTTTAACATCAAACTGTTGCAATGCAAGGTATTTCTTTGATTGTTCTTCACAAAATATGGTTAAACCAAATATATCATGTAGCTAGCTTCAGTAAATTGTCTTAACTGAGGCGAGTCTAGTCTTCATAACTCACAAtaccactattttattttaatgtgtaaagCATTAATATAGTGGTAAACtgaataaatgtaataattaCTATGAGAATGGTAATtaagtcattaatttttttgcagaacttattatatattattagtttattttcttagaaCAGTATAATAAATGGCTGTAAGTAGAAATATAACTGTCAGTTTCCAGTTAGGCATATCACAGTCTTTAGGAGAAGCTTACCTGTATTGTCACCTTGATTCATTATGTTTAAAATTGATAGGATTTGTTATAGATATAGGATAGTGTTTTACTTATACTTTACTATAATCTGTAAGTTATTTTAAGAATACTTTATTGAAtagattttagtattttttaaattctaaaattttatttttcttttcacttccccttccttccctttataAGATCATTTCCATGTCTTTGTTGGTGATCTCAGTCCAGAAATTACAACTGAAGATATAAAAGCTGCTTTTGCACCATTTGGAAGAATATCGTAAGTAACAGAAGATAAATTTAAAGTGCTTTTAATTAGAAACCGTCTTATGTAGAAGTAATTTGAAAGTCTATTGTGAATTTTGGACATTACTTTTAACACTTGAATATAATGTATTACATTGTTTAGAGACTATTCAAGCAGTTAACAGCCAAAGATGGTTTTCCCATTGATAAAATAAATCTTTGGTCTTCAATTAtcttaaaatccatttttaattagCATTAGCTTTTAAGAGACAAATTTGCTTTATTGTACATACTGCTTTTTATGTAAGTGTCTTGATAGCTTGCTGATAATCTTTAGTACAAAACTTGTGCTGTGTCTAAGGAATTTAGACCCTTTGGGCACTTCTATGATACCATGCATTttgtgttaatatattttaacaaaaagaaactttaacGATTCAACCTAAAAAGCAGTTATTAAGTGTTAATTCCCAAGTATCTGCCCTTTGGTTGTTGTTACagttaacaataataataataatgataccttTTAGTATTTTGTAAAGCACTGTCCTGCTTGCATATGTTATTAATCATACACTTTAGGCCCTTTGTAAATAGCTCACTCAAGGTAGTATTCGTCATAAAagaactttaatatttttaaaagcatactgTAATAAATAGTAAGTTGATTATAGTACTTTCTTAGAAGTAATTGTtgaatttagaaaacagaaattttttagGGTTTCTGGTTGCTTTATTATTGTTTCAGCTAGAAGAGTAGTAAAAGGAAACACTagctttggtttggtttgatgAACAGACCAACAGCAGAGATGAGAAGGTGAGGAGACTTGGAAAGTAAATGCTAGTAGTATTGGTGACGAATTTTGGGAGTTTTCATTTGAAGAGTTGTAGTTCATTGGTAGGGGGATAAAAATGTATAGTGACGAAGGAATGGTCATAAGTAAGGGGTCAACTTTAAAGGCAGTTACAAGATAAGGGTTTATAAATGAATTCTTCTGTTAGGTGACGTTTTTCATCATCTGTAATAACTGATTAGGAAAAATAAGTAAGTTCTAATTTCTTGATTGTTCCTTTCAATCTGTCTTAGGGTTTTAATGATGGTTAGGTTGCTTTCAAATATCTAGACTTGGAGGTCTTAACCTTTGACCTCTTAAAGGCTCTGTAAGTCTCTGTACGcaaaattttgtatttgttttcattttggtgtGGAGTATCTTTGTTAAGTTGTATCTTATTTTCAGAGTAGTGATAGGATCATAAAAGGATTAAGGAAAGATTAAAGAACCCTGATCTAGatctttgctgctgcttctttagAGAATCTTTTCAGAAATAAGTAAGAACTAAGTATATTTCAAGGCTAACATTTCGtgaaactttaagaagaaaataattttctgaaattttaacagATTAGCTGTTTTATTAAATGCTTTGATTTTGATTCAAGTAGTTTTTCTGAAAGCATGGGAATTTTAGTTTGGGATTAGATAAAGAGTGTTTAACAATGAGGGTAAGTTAAATGACGTTCAAATTTTAGCAATTTCATGACTTTTTAATAATAggtcaataatttatttttgttaaatacgTTGGTAGCATAATTAGTCTGTAGATTTTCTTATGGTCAACCatgattattgattttttttgttttttttggtaaggcctttctttaaattttataattttcagttgaGATAATGTATAATGTGTCAACTTTAGGCTACTCAAGGAGTTTGTTTTCCTAAGTTTAAAAGAACCATTTTCAGTTGGTAGCatcatttcctgatttttttgttaaaagaGATAAGTTGGTAACTATATGTTAAAAGGTTCTCATGATAGATATTCTCTGTAGAGATCCTACGACAGTGCTTGATTTATAGAAAGTATGCAGTAAATGGTGGCCTATTGAAatatttagtattaaaaaaagtACTTTCTTTCCCCACTTTATACAGTTTAAACTCTTCCTGTTCCTTGAGTTTAGGGTAGTCTAACATATTTTGGTATAGAAGTGAATCAGCTACCAAATTAAATGCATGTGTACCATACAgaaatttaataagtatttttacatattgaGAAGTGACCTGCATTTGTTTTCCCTCTTTAGCACCACTTCTTTGTCATTTTGATCCTAAACACTTAATAAATCACTCCTAAATTGATCAAAATATGCTTATGTattctttaatataaaattatattgcatGGCTTTCTGACTTGGGTTTTTGTTGTAAAAGTGCCTGTTTTGTTCATGTGTCCTGAGAGAACAAGCATTGTGACATACCTGGCTAACTTAAAAGCAGATTGCCTGTGAAGCACAATTTGAGTCCAATTTTTTGAGGTATGGAGTTTTAGCTATCATGGCTGGGTTTTTTTGACTCAATCTCAAATAATAGGGCTCTGGTTATTTTGCAGAGTATCTCTGAAGAATGGACAGAATTGCCCTGGCTAACTACAAGCTACGGTTCACAGTGGATAAATGTTGGCGTGCTTTTTTactttctgacttttaaaaattttgcttttatatcttGTAGTTTCCAATCAATCTTATAtgattgctattttaaaattcagtataaaatcttttcttatatagtttaaaactaaaatgtgTGTCTAGTATTTTTCTTCAATGATTTAGCATTTCTGAAAATGTCAAGTTCTCGAAATTTACCCATAGTCCAAAAGGGGGGTCTGAATTGATCtgagaaaatggaataatttaattaattcagGGAATATGcaacttttttattcttttagtttccagttttctatttatttttttaatgattaggGTAGTATATGGTATCAAATAGCAAATTATAAATTGCATGGTTAGAGAAAGCCATTCACCTAATGTGCCTGTGAACCCTAtaagaggttaagtaattcaCGTGAACAGCTGCTTTCACCATgcttaatatttaaaagtttaaaaactttttgaagtGGGAGGCAATTTCTgtacaatgtatacatatatgtttaagAAGTTATTGATTTGCATGTTTATAAAATTAAGCCTTATTTGCTAATACATGATAAATTTTGTAGAATAAAAGGTGAATTTGCATTAAAGGTTCATTTTAATGAAGATGAAACATGAAAATGAGTTGTGTATGAAATTCTTTCTGGTATCCAGAGGAGAGTTTACAAACCTAAACTTATGATTGTTTCTAATTTCAGAGATGCCCGAGTGGTAAAAGACATGGCAACAGGAAAGTCTAAGGGATATGGCTTTGTCtcctttttcaacaaatgggtgAGCTCAATAAAAAGTGCATGTGCAATGCTCTGAGAGTAAAGCACTAAGATACTCATTTTGTTTTAAGTATTAATCTTTTATCTACCATTCATTTCACTGGTAATTAACAACCTCACTAGAGGATATCTTCTTTCTCCTGGTTGgtcatttattcagcatttatttatCACCTCATGCATGCAAAATACGGACaaaatcttttcagaaaatagaaaggagaaattgtttaattatttaaaaaggtaGATATTGAAAATCTCATGTATTTAATTCATTATCTCCCCGTTTTATATTCccatgataatttaaaaatagctaatgCAATGTTCCAATGGGTGGGgttttttaaatctgtatattaatgtatttgaaaatatttcatcatttctttcatttaacaaacatttactgaacaccaaTTTGCATGGGCTTGAAATTTCTAGTTTttgcagagaagaggaagggtAGTGCAGTTGATCAAATGAGAGGTGATAATAGcatatataaagaaggaaaaggctCGTATTTAGTGTGACAGCTGgataaaatctttgacatgtcCTCCATACTGTAATATGGTAATACTGTACCAttgtttaaatacaaaaaataatgagGACGCTCTGTAAGTACTGATTGTGGAAGGATTTCCATGGCATATTGTTAGATGAAAAAGCTCATTTGTGTAAGAAAGAAGGGAGCGTATATTTATGTGACGTGTGTATTTGTGTTCTTTTCCCTCTTTAGAGATAAACAAGAAACTTGTTGCAGGGTCTCCTGCAATTAAGGGTAGGCAATGAGACAGGCAGATGGGGGGCAGGACAGGAAGCTTCTTGCTGTGTTGTACTGTTTGAAGTTTGAACCTtgtaaatatattacaaattcaaataaataataaacttttttagTGTAATAACTCAATGTTCAAAACAGTTAAATGCATAGATATCACACTTCCAAAAATATAGgggtgggctggccccgtggccgagtggttaagttcgaatgctccactgcaggcggcccagggtttcgtcggtttgaatcctgggcgtggacatggcactgctcatcgagccatgctgaggcagcgtcccacatgccacaactagaaggacccacaactaagaatatataactatgtactggggggctttggggagaaaaaggaaaaaaataaaatcttcaaaaatatagGGGTGAATAGTGGGAGAATTTATATACACTAATCTTGGAGTATACACTAAGATTTCATTAACCTTGGATTTTATTGTATTGCCTCTATGTTATGACTTTGCCAATGATAAGTGCAGAAACACTATACTTGTCTGTGTAAGAGTGCATTAGAATGAGCCATTAAAAGTTTTTGATAATATGAAATGTATTTTAGAAAGGCTTTTCTTTAGTAATTGGAGTATTTGAAATAGATATTATATCATTTCTTGACGACTTTAGGTCAAATTTATGAGCATCACTTCTTATGCCAGTTCCTTCTAGGTTTTTTTAAAGGTGCATTTGTTTGCAATTATGCCAAATAAtaccaaaacttttttttttctagttcctttgtcTGCTTACATTAGAACTAATGTCTGGTTATTCTTCACTATGAGCTCTTACTATCCAGATACCTGCTATAACAGCTTGCAACCATTTTGCCCAAAATTTACTTTCCAAATCAAAAATCTGCCCCAAAAATCTGTGAAATCTGTTCACATGGCTTTCAAGTTCTGGCAAGACAACCAGAACATATTGCAATTGTATCTCACCTGTTCTCACAGTAACATCGTATCTTGCAATCGGATTGTTTAAATGTGTTAAACAGTATAGCTATCATTCCTCTCGGCAAGTGAAGACGTCTTCtaggaaatagaaaaactggTGAAGAAAGTGGACAAGCCTAAGAGGTCAGGAAAAACacataaattagaagaaaagttGGAAATGGTAAAACATATTGAGAGGTGAAAAGATAAAAGTTCTCTCATGTATGTGTCCCATCTACCAGTtgtaagcttttattttttttttttctgtgagatgagaaaataaagactaaaagtagaggctggccccgtggccgagtggttaagtttgagcgctccgcttcggcagcccagagtttcaccagtttgaatcctgggcgcggacatggcaccgctcatcaagccacgctgaggcggcatcccacatgccacaactagaaggacccacaactgaaaatatatacaactatgtaccagggcgctttggggagaaaaaggaaaaaaaattaaaaaaaaaaaaaactataaaagtagAGTTGATTCTGAAAGCTTTACTGTTTATCACAACATAATATTTCGGAAAAGTAGAAAAGTATTTCATACAGTGGGTTGATAGCCACAATTTACTGTGAGTTCATTAGAGGATTGATATATAGGATTTTAGTGTTTTGTGCTATTTGGGGAAATAGGTTTGGGGCTTTGGGTGGGCCATGAactcattttttccatttaagatTGTTGAGTATAGGTCCCCGCTGTATAAAAATCGCCATTTAACGCATATTTAGTATGAAATAGAGTCATATAGCAAAGGATGTCTGTATGTGGCCTCTGGAGTCAGCCAgatggatttgaatcctgacaaCCATAAGATAGGTATAACTTTGAGTAAGTGATTTAATATATTCTTTCTGAATTTACATTTCCGCTTCTATAAAATTTGTGATACATGATTGGCAGGCACTCTCTGGTGTTATCAAGTGCCACAGCCTTGATTGCAACCACCCCCAACTCCTTTGCCTCTTTTCCCGTGTTGTGCATGCTAGGCAAGCCCCAGTGCTGGTTGAACAAAGCTTTTGTGCCTACTGAAATAACTGAATGTTGCTAGAGAAAAACTGACTCACCTGGTCTTGCTTCTAATTTAATGGTCACACAGTTAGATGAGTACATGGTACTATCTTTGCAAACCTTTGTTTCTCTAGTAAGTTTGATTTCCTGCTCTTTGATAACTATTTCATGCCCCCCTCCTGTCTCCTCAAATATTTCTCACTGTTTTCTCCATCATCACCCCACACTGTCAACCTTATGcttcactgagaaaacagaagctatCATACAGGAATTCTCTCGGCTTTCAACCACCAAACTTACATAAAAGTCATCCACCTTCCCCTTCTTCCGCCTGTGACAGTTGAGGAAAGGTCCTTCCTGAAAAAGGCCAAatcacttatgagtgagatcccACCTCTCTCGCCTTTTCAAGGACTTTGATCCTGTGCCTATTCCTTTTTTCCtacagcagctttattgagatataattcacatatcataaaacccactaatttaaagtgtacagttcagtggtttttagaatattcacaaaATTATGCAACTATCATCACAATTTGGGAATATTTTCACCTTCCCCCAAAAAAACTTacatactcattagcagtcactatccttttccttctacaccctctccccccagccctgagcaACTGttgtctactttctgtctatatagAGGTACCTGTTATgaacattttctgtaaatggaattgtataatATGTGCCGTGCTTGTTCTTGTCCTGTGGCATCAGTCTTTCCTTCTTCACTGGATCATTCCCGTCAACCAAAAAACATGTTCTAGTATCTCTTAACTAAAACCACACTTGACCCCATATCCCTTGACCTGTATCCCCATTTCTTTGGTATCATTCAAAATCAAACTTCTCGGAAGAGTTGTTTGCATATGCTTCCACTTCTTCATCTCCCATTCACtatccccccccacacacacacgcacaacacACCCTATaaaaattttttccctcttttgtgaGCAAGTAGTTGTATTcgtttcttagggctgctgtaTCAAAGTACCATAAGCTGAATGACTTAAAGGAACAAAAAttctctcaaagttctggaggctagaagtccaaagtcaaggtgtcatcatggctgtgctccctccaaaggctctgtGGAAGAatccttcctgccttcttcttAGCTTTTGG encodes:
- the TIA1 gene encoding cytotoxic granule associated RNA binding protein TIA1 isoform X9 gives rise to the protein MEDETPKTLYVGNLSRDVTEALILQLFSQIGPCKNCKMIMDTAGNDPYCFVEFYEHRHAAAALAAMNGRKIMGKEVKVNWATTPSSQKKDTSSSTVVSTQRSQVLVHLHMDSHKLNGVMSGQPKLLAFEKTVKYFNIKLLQCKIISMSLLVISVQKLQLKI